Sequence from the Cydia strobilella chromosome 14, ilCydStro3.1, whole genome shotgun sequence genome:
atcttattatttgtaccatgtaatttttaatatgtatatttgtacaataaagagtttactactactaatacatATACCAAAGTAATATAATCACAATTGCATCACTTTATCACACATTTAATTTTGCTAATTAAATGAGTTGTCCAGTatattaacctttcgtatgcttagtagcagatctgctccatattgCTACACATTGTAACAAAAATCCAGTTGAATATTCAAATTAAACATGAAATTGTCACgatcaggggtcggaaaccggtatttgctccatacaaaaataccggtattattacgttctttttcgttcttttctttataatttcatttttaatgggacgttttaataatgcaaaattgtttcctaaatacatgattcatccctacgtaatgagcatcaaataattcaaaatattgggctatttcggggttttttaaaaataccggttccgagccctggtcacgattgctatttatatggcaattttttgacatgcacATACGAAAGGTTCAAGATCCACTTAACAACATAGTCCCAATCATGAGGATTGACTAGTTTTATAATAAGCAATAGGCACTAAAGCAACCCTGGATGGACATTAGGCCCTATAGAGATTACATCAAGTGTTAAGCTAATAGAAATTTACTAATTATAACTTATTATgtgtgttttaataaaatcagtATAGCTAGAACAACTCCAAttactattataatatttagtgaGCTCATAAGTGAATGTTTGGAAACTGCACCATGATAGCTCTTAGCTAAGCTGATgaaatttggctacttattcgtgagtaaaaactaaatatctaaataccgcctaaACCAGCAATACAAATTTTCTGCATTTATTCCATTTACTTTGTAAACATgtctcaaaaataaaaaaaacttatgataTTGATATGACTATTtgtaggcgcgagctatcacaacTGCATCATTTTGCGCCATAATTTCCTAAAACCGGATCaactaaaaaaatctatttagtcatagaatCTGATCACAAACTTTCACGAGAATccgttgagaattgcgacctgtagaggagaacattcggacatacgaaagcaaaatgcccaaGTCAAAACGTAGACCTTTGCCACGCTTCGGTTAAAAATACTACTGGTATTCaatattatcttattttaaTGGCTTTTTGCGTCATAATAGGTTTTTTGCGAGTCAAGAATATAGGTAGATGAAAGTTCATTTCACTTTCTACAAAGAACTGGGTCAAACTGTGGAAAGTGCTCCATCAAACTGTACATAACTGCTGCTGGATATTGCAGAGTAATTTCAGTGTACGAGTTCAGGCGAATGTTACTGTGAAACACGACGCCCGTTATCTAGAGATTAGGCTATAATAAAGAACTGATAACAGCTAAAACAGGCTCTCACTGTGAGAACTCAACTTGTTTTGAatgaataaaaagaaaaaaagtaccAACTAAAggtagaattaaaaataaattagcacGGAGCAGAAAACCATTGGAAATATAGTCTAGTGGGTCACGACAGTAATTTGTATGTGAGGAAAAATTTATGAATTCACTATACAACCTTCACATAGGATCAACTGACGACCACATTACCATAAAACGATCCAAGGACTTACATAAGCAGGAAAACCTGTTTCCGCGgccaattattaataattaagaatTTACTTTTTAAGAACAGTTAtaaaatgaaatggaaaaaaacTTGATATCAATCCCAAAACTATGATAAGAAAAGTATTTAATACTTACGGAAgttataaaactaataataaattaataacaattaaTGTTCTAAACTATTTTAACACCACAAATTATATTCACAACGCGACGAAGTTGAACATGATTCGACAAATGACATGACAGATTCACagatagcaaaaaaaaataagcctgcgTGACGTACTACACTGACATGAACCACCCTATCATTAATGCTGTCCATGGGACTAAAAACCGTAAAACAATTTACGATGTAAagtcactttaaaaaaatgtctatgccttaaggtccctccacactcatgcaagaagccgcgaacgcgagtgtggaatctagttcgctaatcagcgaaatcgactccacactcgcgttagcggcttcgcgccgcgtagtctggagcgaacTTTAGACTGATAAGATGGATAAGGCTGGCCGTTCGGTTTCCTGATCAGAATTGGGAATACAGATTTGATACAGATTCGAAAACCTGAatgtacttttttcatacaaaatgttcgACCACACGTTCTGTATTTTGCTTGACGGGAAAATACCTGACGTTCGTTTTGAAGTGCAGCCGCGGAAAAAAACCGAATGACTTCATCCCGAATGCAATGCCTACATATATTTTGGTTGACTCGCCGCACACGGACGGAATTATtcattcggtttccgtacggaGTGAAAGATGTGAACGGAACGTCGCTATACACACACATAGTGCTGTCTCGCTTGCACCTGTCTTTCCGTACGGGAAACCGAACGAAGATTCCGTATGTTTGCGGTAAAGGTTAAAATCCTAAAGCAAATAATCGAATGTGTGCGCTATGCTTACGGAATTCCGAATCTGTGTTCCCCTAGATTCATGAAACCGAACGTCCAGCCTAAGATAACTTTGACAAACTTGACATTGACAGGTGATCCCACAACCTACAAGGCTACACATTTCAGGATCCTCTCCTCTCCTCTGATGTGTTATGAAGATTATAACAGAAAATGTGGTTCAAAAAGCTGCTGATATTCAGAGACTTTTCCAAAATCTCAAACACTTCTAGAAACTACACTGCAATTGCTTCCGTTTTAGAGAAAGCCAATGTTGGAGAATTTGCGGAAGTCAAGGTTGGgaacaatattaaaattgttataaatttatatgtttttgatGTTAATACTAAATTTTAATCTTTTTAGGGATGGGTGAAGAACCTCCGAGTACAAAAAGAGTTAATATTTGCCGATGTAACGGATGGGTCCAGCGCTAAAAGACTTCAGATCGTGTTACCGAAGAAGTTAAAAACAGATGCGCTGACGTACGGTAGCTCGGTGCACATTACTGGCAAGCTGTCCTGCAGCCCGCGGGGGCAGCTCGAGCTCGCCGCCGACAGTGTTAAAGTGCTTGGGGAATGTGTAGTGGCCGATGGCTACCCTTTCAACCCGCGCACTACCCATCCTCCTGAATACGTTCGGCAATTCATGCACCTACGAGCGCGCACCAACTACATATCCTCGATCTTACGAGTCCGAAACGCTGTTACCAGGCACATACATGACTTCTACACATCTAAAGACTACATGCATGTACATACTCCCATGTTAACTTCAAATGACTGTGAAGGGGCAGGTGAAGTGTTCAAAATTCAGCCCGATAATGAGGATACGGTCAAAGCCATGATGCAGGAAGGTAGAGATAGGGACACTGTTTACTTTGGCACTAAGACATTCTTGACAGTATCAGGACAGTTGCATTTAGAAGCAATATGCCGAGGCATGGGCAACGTTTATACACTTGGGCCAACTTTTAGAGCAGAAAACTCCCGTTCTAGGCTGCATTTATCAGAATTCTACATGTTAGAAGGAGAGATAGCATTCTGTGATAATATAAAGGATCTCCAATCACATATAGAAGAGTTACTGAAATACGTTTTTAGGAAGACAAGAGACACAAATGAAGCAGATTTGTATTCTATAGACAAGGAGAATAAAGCTCCTTCTTGGTTAGATAAAGAGTTTATTACAATAACTTATGATGAGGCAAGAATATTATTAGAGAAAAAAGGAATGTGCATAACCGAGGAAGGTATAAATAAGGAGCAAGAGCTGGCATTGGTAGATTATTGCAATGGTGTACCAGTGTTTGCGGTAAAATGGCCTAAGGATTTGAAATCATTCTACATGAAGGAATGTGAAGATGATCCAAGCAAGGTATATTCTGATtctaaaacaaatttatttgcTTTTTTAATCCCTACCAAAATGACAACAATTGTTATGCAATAATTTGACACAATCCAATAACTAAAATTTTtcatttaacacattcagtgccagcgcGTAAACAAGCATAGCCGGTAACATGCAAAATCTcgtatataaaaaaccggccaaatgcgagtcggactctcgcacgaagggttccgtaccattacggaaaaaacagcaaaaaaatcacgtttgtagtatgggagccccatttaaatatttatattattatgtttttagcatttgttgttatagcggcaacagaaatacatcatctgtgaaaatttcaactgtctagctatcacggttcatgagatacagcctggtgacagacagacgcacagcggagtcttagtaatagggtcccgtttttaccctttgggtacggaaccctaaaaacagcgaCTACAAATCGAGAACCCGACTATCGGGTcactggcactgaatgtgttaagcACTTATATTTACTACCCAATGCACAGAATCCTATCACACCAAATAATTGCTGAAAGCAGAAAAGCAagataaatgtttgttacttttACTATATTTACGTTCCATGATTGAATCAAGGATAAAAACAATGTACccatttttcatactaattattgtgtaagataaaaatattttttattgcaggTAGATGCTTTGGATCTCCTAACATCAATAACAGGAGAGCTAGTAGGCGGCAGTCTCAGAGAGGACAATTACGACAAACTAAAATCCAAGTTGCCATCCGACAGTCTGGACTGGTACTTGGAACTGCGGAAATTCGGCAACATCCCCACTGCAGGCTTTGGCCTGGGACTAGAGAGACTCTTACAGAGTTTGTGCGGTGTGGCCAATATCAAGGACACTCTACCCTTCCCTCGGTGGCCACATAATTGTAGCTTGTAAATTTTGTtagatatataggtaattaggtataatttgtttcttgttaataaatgaaatcaattgactatttttgtatttattaaatcctattaaatgtatttgtattgcTACAAATTACTACTGGATTTTATGGTGggaaacattctttttttttgcttaagcactttttttttctttttaaaagatcttcatattttggtattaagtagatagaattaacccttaaatgcattattttttctttttgcctgaaattaatatatgtgcgacataaaatagtagaaattaaataagtggaagtaaaaaatttacatactattttatttatttatgcataaaattatatgtttttttttgtgtaggctgcatccacCACTATGCATAAGGGTTAAGTAAAAATTATCTGTTAGTTTACTATTTCGAATCCTAAATCTTTACTTAATAATCATGCAAGTAATAATAGGGTCTGAACTAGAGTCGTTCCGAAATAAAACGATGATGTATCATTGTGaactttatttacaaattaaattctaaagaaaacaaatcatgtgatgtgatgtgattCTTAAATTAACAGAAAATAGAAGAAACAAAGGCAaatttatgtgcaataaaagaaaaccatattttttaattttccaatttttattaaaaatagtttgAGCAAAAGCTAACTTGAACAGGTAACGATTTCGTTAAACCTAACATCCTGTAGTTTCGAATAGAAACATACTTCATATTCTACATAAGGTAAAATTGGCTACATGAAAAGAGATTCAAAATCTTTTTTCACAAATAGTAGCTTACATtcgtaagaaaaaataaaaactgttgaTAACAATATGATAGTCAGTTATAAGTATATGGTGTAATGTTAACAATATGTacagaaagaaaataaacacCCACCACTCGAGAAGCATACATCTAGCTCTCAAACATAACacacaaacttaattttaatatcacATTTTGTTTAAATCAAAATTATACAATCACTACTTATGTTCGTTCAcacattcaattcaattcaatttcagcTTCTATAGAGTCAGACTCTAACCATTAAACAATTCAGGCCCTATTCTAATCTTACATGCATATATACAAATTAGGAGTGTGAAATAAAACAgaactattattttataataataatacgagcCACATTACATAATGAATGTTAAAGTATACATTATTTAGTTACTAAGCTTATTCACAAATTTatagataatattatatttgttataaaaCAAACTGATTGGTTTTTATGATtgtttgaatttagaatttatACATAACTTATTCACACTATCAAGCCGAATACTTTAGAatttaaagttcaatttcagctCTCTCGAATCAATTTCATCATCATGTTCATAATTCCTGTAACAAAACTTTGTGACAACACAAATTCACTGTTCCTACAGTTCACAAAATACTACTAAAAAGCACAGAAACGAATATCAAAGTTATCTTCTTAACTATTTAAAGTCTCCGCCCACAACGAAAGTTACAATCACTTCCggagataaattattattatattgtttaatacactaaccagctgaaagctgatgcgtgtatatcactgcactcggtttttttttaaactattaggtatattagtgttcattttgttagtcATTTTAAGTGTCTGTCACTGCTATTTGAAATTTAAAGTCACGCGCACGGCAAAAGTTATATTCTGTACATGGTAAAGTCGAGTCCCGTTCGAAACACTAGCCACACGCATCACATGATGGAGCAGAGGCCGGAGAGCTCGGAGCCCTTGTGCACGGGCGGTTGCCGGCTGAAGGCCACGCCCTGCAGCTCGGGCTTCACCGTGAAGGAGAGCTCGGGCTCCTCGCCGGGCGGCGGGGGCTCGTCGTCGCTCTCCTCGGGCTCCGCGCGGGGCGGCGTGGCCGTGCTCGTCGGGGCCGGGGCCGtgcccgggcccgggccggcGGCGGAGGGCTGTGGATCAAAACATTATTTAGCTTTGGTTCTTTGGTATGGAGCGGGCATGAACTGTAAAGTGTAGTGTAGAGGGCAGCACAGGAACCGTTAGATTTTTaacgcgaggcgtaaatgtaaaatgtatgctTTCGATGTAATCCACAAGAGGGCAGAAtctactatgcacaagaaatcatatagaccgcgggccaggaacagatttccatgaccgatcgcctcccgggcgaaaactcgtatagtggttaacgattacgtatgatgaaccctcgtgaacgtcggctgccgctccgttggtgggttgagaaatggcgcaaatagtctataaaaataaattgtcatcgcctcccgctcgatactttgtcagattacAGTTTAGATCCTAtcgttaataaaacaaatcgtcagccggttgtatagcggtggaaagaccgcgttacgcgtttcggtggctgctaTTCCTCAactcaccaacggagcggcagctgacgttcgcgagggttcatcataccaaagatagatataactccgtaatagatggatacagtctaaggaaaaaacgtgcctcgaaaatcacgaaaatttgattctcgatca
This genomic interval carries:
- the LOC134747013 gene encoding asparaginyl-tRNA synthetase → MWFKKLLIFRDFSKISNTSRNYTAIASVLEKANVGEFAEVKGWVKNLRVQKELIFADVTDGSSAKRLQIVLPKKLKTDALTYGSSVHITGKLSCSPRGQLELAADSVKVLGECVVADGYPFNPRTTHPPEYVRQFMHLRARTNYISSILRVRNAVTRHIHDFYTSKDYMHVHTPMLTSNDCEGAGEVFKIQPDNEDTVKAMMQEGRDRDTVYFGTKTFLTVSGQLHLEAICRGMGNVYTLGPTFRAENSRSRLHLSEFYMLEGEIAFCDNIKDLQSHIEELLKYVFRKTRDTNEADLYSIDKENKAPSWLDKEFITITYDEARILLEKKGMCITEEGINKEQELALVDYCNGVPVFAVKWPKDLKSFYMKECEDDPSKVDALDLLTSITGELVGGSLREDNYDKLKSKLPSDSLDWYLELRKFGNIPTAGFGLGLERLLQSLCGVANIKDTLPFPRWPHNCSL